The nucleotide sequence ACAGAACCTCCAACATCACCTCCAACATCGCGGACAGACAGTGCTGTTTGCACCCCGGGGGAGCTGGGGATGTGGGTTATTTATGGTTTGCCCAGAAAAAAGCAGCCACATGTGTCCCTGAACGAGGGGGTAAGAGCTgggctgtgggggcagggagtggttGCTGCTTGAAGCTGGGTCTGGCCAGGCTCCGGGGTTCGCCAGCGCAGCCCTCACACCCAGATGACCTTTGAATCTTGTCATGCCCTCCTAAggcaaaaataagagaaagaggtAGTTCCAACCCGAAGCAAGTCGCCTagggagtgaggaggggagggtgcCGGGAAGACCACGGCTTGTGCTTATTTGCAGGCTATGTAGCATcacctccttttcctctcccccccACCATCCCAGCTAcggaggaaggggtggagggacagaaaaaaatatctctAATTGCAAACCAGACAGAGCACAGAACGCATCAACTGCTGTGTTTCTTCCAGCCCACTCTGAGCCATAAATAGCTTACGCACCACGCTGGTACAAgcgcccccccccacaccctgctgCGACCCAGACCGCCCAGGCCAGAGACTCGTCCCAAGGAACCCAATTCTTGCGTTTTACCCAGGGTAAAGGCCTCCACCGCTAGCTGCCTTTCCCAAGGGGTCCGGCGCAGGGGCATCCTGACACCGCCTGGGGGATGCCTGCGAGCCCCGGTGCCCGCAAAGCAGCCCCGGCCGCGCGCCCGCTTCTCTCCAGGTAACTGCCCGGTCCTCCCCAGCGCTCCCTGGAGACGTCAGCCTCTGTGCCCGCCGCAGACACGCACTCCCGGACTGGCTCCCCGCTCCCTGCGCACCCGGCGATCCCAGGGTCAGAACCCCCTACCTGGGGGCAGATGCGCCCGGCAGCATCGGTGGCGCCACGGGGCAGAGCGGAGCGTCAGGGGCCGGCCTCAAGCCCGGACGACTTCCCGGGGGAAGAGGAAGCTGCGCCGCctccgctgctgccgccgccgccgccgccaccgcgtCTCTCCGGACCGCGCCGGGGCTGCGGGAAGGAGGAAGGTCAGAGCCGAGGaggcggagggtgggggggcGGTTGGGAGGCGTGCACAGATGGGCGCAGATTAGAGAGGCATTTTTAGCGAGCCAATGGCAGCTCGGCGCAGGGCGGCGCGGTGCCTGCGCAGGTGGAAGCGCCGAGGCTGCTGAGGAGGCAGCACCCGGCTTAGCAGGcgcccctggggtggggggcgggggggctccccCAATTCCCGGGCCGCCTCCCGGGGGTGCTTCCGGCTGGGCCACTGGGGCTCTGCGGCGGACGGGCGGGCGCCGGGTGCAccccccctttcctcctctccccagccctcctaCAAGCGCTCCCCggaaggggggggcgggggggcgggggtgtcgcTCCACTCCCCTCACTCCCCTTTCCACACCTTCTGGGACATTCCTTCGGCCCCGTCTGACAATCCGTCTGTCGGTCTCTGGCCTCTCCCAAGCCTGCGTCTTCTGGTACGAGCGGGTGCGTGTGTGGTGGGTGTGggtggtgtgggtgggggggcgctctcccctcccccctacATCAGCTTCGCCCAGAATTGCCCCCATTAACCCCCCAAGGGTAGCCACTAATCCTCGTGCCTTAGTTCCTGCCGCATCTGCTGTCATCCAGACAGACCCTTCTAGGCCTTTTCCTTGGGGCTCTGCGGGAGACTTGCCCCCAAAGGCCTTCACTCTCCTTGACTTGAACCCTGAGTGTTTCCGGGAGCCTGGAACCTGCAGAGGGACTGGGGCAGCTCTCTCCACTGCAGATACCTGCCAGCGGCTGATGATTTGTTCAATGCCTGTCTGCTAAGGGTCTTTTAGGTGCCTGGGCGGGCTGGGCTACAGCAGAATACAAAACAGACCAAATCTTTGCCCTCGGGTATAGTTGGCctttgtaaaagaaaacagatgttgaatataataaatgtatttattatataaaatatgtatttatatatttatatatatgatattttaagaTGGTGCATACAAAGTAGGACAATAaaggcaggggaagggaaagatAGAGCGTTGGCAGGGCGATCAGGTCCCAGACATTAGTGGGGAATGGGGGTGGTGGAATTTGATTGTAAGCCCCTCGGATAGGCATGAAACTCTCCTTTGCCACAGACCTCACCACTCTTTATTGTCTGCACCTGGGATAACCACACATATTtcctgccacccacccacccccactcctcctcACCAGAGGCATGGAAACTCATGACccattgtttattcattcagtgaGAATTCTCTGAGTGCTGATGCCATGTTAGGTATAGAGCCTAGAGGTACTCAATACCTAGTCAGGGAGGTGAGATGACAGCACCCAAGGCAAGGATGAAGAGGGCAACCAAGGGAGTGGAGTGTCCCAGAGAAGGTCAAAGGGCTGTGGTTCAGGGCCAACCAGGAAGTCTTCCCGAAGGAAGCAGCATTCCAATGAGGGTGCTGGGATTCTGATGAGCAAGATGCAGCAAGAGGCAGTGAAGGATTACTGAGACAGGCCAGCAAAGCCAGGAGACATTTGGCAGATGGCAGGGCTGGGGTCCTGGACCGTGTTGGACCGCCTCCGTGTAAGGGATGTGCTCGTGTCTGGAACTAGGAAATCCCATGCTCTTCCCCAACCCAAAAGTTCCTGGTCAGCATGGAGTTTCTCATTGCCAGGAGGAGGTGTTTTGAGCATGCTGTGGGGGGAAAACATAGATTCACACAGTTGCTTGTTTGTTGGGTTAAAAAGGACATATTCCTTAACCCCTCTGAGGTTCAGCCTCCTTAATAGCT is from Mustela erminea isolate mMusErm1 chromosome 4, mMusErm1.Pri, whole genome shotgun sequence and encodes:
- the LOC116589395 gene encoding uncharacterized protein LOC116589395 codes for the protein MTRPPRPETRPKEPNSCVLPRVKASTASCLSQGVRRRGILTPPGGCLRAPVPAKQPRPRARFSPGNCPVLPSAPWRRQPLCPPQTRTPGLAPRSLRTRRSQGQNPLPGGRCARQHRWRHGAERSVRGRPQARTTSRGKRKLRRLRCCRRRRRHRVSPDRAGAAGRRKPSYKRSPEGGGGGAGVSLHSPHSPFHTFWDIPSAPSDNPSVGLWPLPSLRLLTDPSRPFPWGSAGDLPPKAFTLLDLNPECFREPGTCRGTGAALSTADTCQRLMICSMPVC